Proteins from one Flavobacterium sp. N2038 genomic window:
- a CDS encoding MFS transporter yields the protein MEAVKVQPEVINKTTYSILFIISFSHLINDLLQAIVPSIYPLIKENFGLSFTQIGIITFTYQIVASILQPFVGMYTDKNSKPYSLIIGMCFTMTGLFLVSIASSFTFLLLSVSLIGIGSSIFHPESSRVAHLASGGKRGLAQSIFQLGGNAGSAIGPLLAAFIIIPHGQSYVAWFCIIALVGIFTLYKIALWYTAHLSERNANKATHKIETHHLSKNRVIASLIILLVLIFSKYFYMSSITSYYTFFLIDKFHITIQQSQIYLFLFSGAVAAGTLIGGPIGDRFGRKYVIWVSILGVAPFTLMLPYVDLFWVGTLSVIIGLILSSAFSAILVYATELLPGKVGLVAGLFFGFAFGMGGLGSAVLGKIADATSIEYVFKICAFLPLIGIITGFLPNIEGKKKI from the coding sequence ATGGAAGCCGTTAAAGTACAACCAGAAGTAATTAATAAAACAACGTATTCAATACTTTTTATAATCAGTTTTTCGCATTTAATTAATGACCTTTTACAAGCTATAGTTCCATCAATTTACCCACTTATTAAAGAAAACTTCGGATTGAGTTTTACTCAAATCGGGATTATCACTTTTACCTATCAAATTGTAGCTTCAATTCTGCAGCCGTTTGTGGGAATGTATACCGATAAAAATTCTAAACCTTATTCCCTTATTATAGGAATGTGTTTCACCATGACCGGATTATTTTTGGTTTCTATTGCTTCTAGTTTCACTTTTCTATTGCTATCAGTAAGTTTAATTGGGATTGGATCTTCTATTTTTCATCCTGAATCTTCCAGAGTAGCACATCTGGCCTCGGGAGGTAAAAGAGGGCTGGCTCAGTCTATTTTTCAATTGGGAGGAAATGCGGGAAGTGCAATTGGGCCTTTGTTAGCAGCTTTTATTATAATTCCGCATGGACAAAGTTATGTTGCCTGGTTTTGTATTATCGCTTTAGTCGGAATTTTTACTTTGTACAAAATTGCGCTTTGGTACACTGCACATTTGTCTGAAAGAAATGCAAATAAAGCAACACATAAAATCGAAACACATCATTTATCTAAAAATAGAGTTATTGCTTCGTTGATCATTTTATTGGTACTAATTTTTTCTAAATACTTTTATATGAGCAGTATTACGAGTTATTATACGTTCTTTTTAATTGATAAATTCCATATCACGATTCAGCAGTCGCAAATATATTTGTTTCTGTTTTCGGGCGCTGTGGCAGCCGGAACTTTAATTGGAGGCCCAATTGGAGACCGATTTGGAAGAAAATATGTAATCTGGGTTTCTATTTTGGGAGTTGCACCGTTTACTTTGATGTTACCTTATGTAGATTTATTTTGGGTAGGAACTTTATCTGTAATTATCGGATTGATTCTTTCTTCGGCTTTCTCTGCGATTCTGGTTTACGCAACCGAATTATTACCGGGAAAAGTGGGTTTAGTAGCCGGTCTTTTCTTCGGATTCGCCTTTGGAATGGGAGGATTAGGCTCGGCAGTTCTAGGGAAAATTGCCGACGCAACGAGTATAGAATATGTTTTTAAAATTTGTGCGTTTCTGCCTTTGATTGGGATTATTACAGGATTTTTACCGAATATTGAAGGGAAAAAGAAGATTTAA
- a CDS encoding glutamate synthase subunit beta: protein MGKIGGFKEYNRADESNLAVAERVSNYNEFTIPLAKDKIKEQGSRCMDCGIPFCHSSCPLGNLIPDFNDMVHQEEWQSALEILQSTNNFPEFTGRLCPAPCEKSCVLGIIKDPVAIENIEKNIVERGFAEGWIKPQTPKKRTGKTVAVIGSGPAGLAAAQQLNRAGHTVTVFERDNAIGGLLRYGIPNFKLEKGIIDRRVAILEAEGITFKTDVNVGVNFSVAELNAFDSIVLCGGATERRSLPTKGIESKGVVQAMDFLTQQTKVLYGESIPDQVKATGKDVIVIGGGDTGSDCIGTSNRHGAKSVTNFEILPKPPVGRSESTPWPFWPLQLKTSSSHEEGCDRNWLINTKEFISNDKGELTGLKTVEVQWKMTPGQRPELIEKEGSEKIWPCDLALLALGFTGPEKTLSEQLGIETDFRSNYKATNYQTNVPHIFTAGDMRRGQSLIVWAISEGREAAREVDLFLMGSTNLPTKGKGDLPSL, encoded by the coding sequence ATGGGTAAAATAGGCGGATTTAAAGAATATAACAGAGCCGACGAAAGTAATTTAGCAGTAGCAGAACGTGTTTCAAACTACAACGAATTTACTATTCCGTTAGCAAAAGATAAAATAAAAGAACAAGGTTCAAGATGTATGGATTGTGGTATTCCATTTTGCCACAGCAGTTGTCCATTAGGAAATTTAATTCCTGACTTCAACGACATGGTGCATCAGGAAGAATGGCAGAGTGCATTAGAGATTTTGCAATCGACTAATAACTTTCCAGAATTTACAGGACGCTTATGCCCTGCTCCATGTGAGAAATCATGTGTATTAGGCATCATCAAAGATCCTGTTGCGATAGAAAACATCGAGAAAAACATCGTTGAAAGAGGTTTTGCAGAAGGATGGATCAAACCACAAACTCCTAAAAAGAGAACCGGAAAAACTGTTGCTGTTATTGGTTCAGGTCCTGCGGGACTTGCAGCTGCTCAACAATTAAACAGAGCTGGTCACACGGTTACTGTTTTTGAAAGAGACAATGCAATTGGAGGTTTATTACGTTACGGGATTCCAAATTTCAAATTAGAAAAAGGAATTATCGACAGACGTGTAGCAATTCTTGAAGCAGAAGGAATCACTTTCAAAACTGATGTAAATGTTGGTGTAAACTTTAGCGTAGCCGAATTAAATGCATTCGATTCTATCGTTTTATGCGGAGGAGCAACAGAAAGAAGAAGCCTTCCAACTAAAGGAATCGAAAGCAAAGGTGTTGTTCAAGCAATGGATTTCTTAACACAGCAAACTAAAGTTTTATACGGAGAATCAATTCCAGATCAGGTTAAAGCAACTGGTAAAGATGTAATCGTTATTGGTGGTGGAGATACTGGTTCTGACTGTATTGGAACTTCAAACAGACACGGAGCTAAATCGGTAACTAACTTTGAGATTTTACCTAAACCTCCGGTTGGAAGAAGCGAGTCAACTCCTTGGCCTTTCTGGCCGCTGCAGTTAAAAACATCTTCTTCTCACGAAGAAGGTTGCGACAGAAACTGGTTAATCAATACTAAAGAATTCATTTCTAACGATAAAGGTGAATTAACCGGATTAAAAACGGTTGAAGTGCAATGGAAAATGACTCCGGGTCAACGTCCTGAATTAATAGAAAAAGAAGGTTCTGAGAAAATCTGGCCTTGCGATTTAGCTTTATTAGCTTTAGGATTTACAGGTCCGGAGAAAACTCTAAGCGAACAATTAGGCATCGAAACTGATTTTAGAAGCAATTACAAAGCAACTAATTATCAAACAAACGTTCCTCACATTTTCACTGCAGGTGATATGCGAAGAGGACAATCATTAATCGTGTGGGCTATTTCAGAAGGTCGCGAAGCAGCAAGAGAGGTAGATTTGTTCCTTATGGGATCTACAAACTTGCCTACTAAAGGAAAAGGAGATCTTCCGAGCCTATAA
- a CDS encoding aldo/keto reductase: MKYKQLGNSGLIVSELCLGTMTFGQGEHFGFQSTIDEKKAAELVNNAIDNGINFFDTADGYGNGQSEIILGKVLNKNRKDNLIATKVSFRTGEQAFNAGVNAKHIIEQCHNSLRNLQTDYIDVLLLHNDDPITPIDETLKALENLVQQGKVRYVGFSNYQAWKASAMTQRQKDLHYSPFVASQMHYSILNREVEREIIPMSSHFGIGMMVWSPLSSGFLTGKYTRDNPNPQDSRLNNFDLGLFDRELGYTVIDKLSEIAKRHNTTLTAISLSWLLTKKVVSSVIIGVSKTEQLKENLACQEIQLSQDEINEIDELTKLEPKYPATFINLQDSILLNAKTK, encoded by the coding sequence ATGAAGTATAAACAATTAGGAAATTCCGGTTTAATTGTATCTGAACTTTGCCTTGGAACAATGACTTTTGGCCAAGGAGAACATTTTGGATTTCAGTCTACAATAGATGAAAAAAAAGCAGCTGAACTAGTAAATAATGCTATTGATAATGGTATTAACTTTTTTGATACCGCAGACGGCTACGGAAACGGACAAAGTGAAATTATTCTTGGTAAGGTTTTAAATAAAAACCGTAAAGATAATCTAATCGCGACCAAGGTATCTTTTAGAACAGGAGAACAGGCTTTTAATGCCGGAGTAAATGCTAAACATATTATCGAGCAATGTCACAATAGTTTAAGAAATTTGCAAACAGACTACATAGACGTTCTATTACTCCATAATGATGATCCTATTACACCAATTGACGAAACATTAAAAGCGCTGGAAAACTTAGTTCAACAAGGTAAAGTTCGTTATGTTGGATTCTCTAATTATCAGGCCTGGAAAGCTAGTGCAATGACACAACGACAAAAAGATCTACATTACAGCCCTTTTGTAGCATCGCAAATGCATTATTCAATTTTAAACAGAGAGGTCGAACGTGAAATAATACCTATGAGTTCACATTTTGGAATAGGAATGATGGTTTGGTCGCCCTTAAGCAGTGGTTTTTTGACAGGAAAATATACAAGAGACAATCCAAATCCTCAAGACAGCAGACTAAACAACTTTGACCTTGGACTTTTTGACAGAGAACTTGGATATACTGTTATTGACAAATTATCCGAAATCGCAAAACGTCACAACACTACTCTTACTGCAATTTCTCTAAGCTGGCTATTAACCAAAAAAGTCGTTTCGTCTGTTATTATTGGCGTTAGTAAAACCGAACAGCTAAAAGAAAATCTAGCATGTCAGGAAATTCAACTGAGCCAAGATGAAATCAATGAAATTGACGAGTTAACAAAATTAGAACCCAAATATCCTGCAACATTTATTAATCTTCAAGATTCTATTTTATTGAATGCAAAAACAAAATAA
- a CDS encoding helix-turn-helix domain-containing protein, with amino-acid sequence MMLNSKSVGNKISTARKKNNLSQADLAQQVSISSQAVGKWERGESMPDIATLNRIAEILGVDLNYFSETFKSNVSESQFETTKKESVEIPTTKLKTSLGLNWNMSSGNWVNADFSGLNNLKDKFSTSNMKNCKFIGSDLSNLTLKSNNILGCDFSNSDLRNSKIQTSNLDNNQFIECLLIDTEFSSSEIKNCNFSKANFSGVELKTSELKKCILENAVWNLSTFKLSHISDVVFNGTIDECSFENCSFTKVTFKNATIINTFFKGKRLKGIQFVDCHVDRITYEFLKNGKADLTGLTLLA; translated from the coding sequence ATGATGCTAAATTCAAAATCAGTAGGTAATAAAATTTCCACGGCCAGAAAGAAAAACAACCTTTCACAAGCAGACCTTGCGCAACAAGTTTCAATTAGTTCTCAAGCAGTTGGCAAATGGGAAAGAGGCGAATCTATGCCTGACATTGCAACATTAAACCGAATTGCCGAAATTCTGGGTGTAGACTTAAACTATTTTTCCGAAACATTCAAATCTAATGTTTCAGAAAGCCAGTTTGAAACCACCAAAAAGGAATCTGTAGAAATTCCAACAACAAAACTTAAGACTAGTTTAGGTTTAAATTGGAATATGTCATCAGGAAACTGGGTAAATGCAGACTTTTCCGGACTAAATAATCTTAAAGATAAATTCAGCACTTCAAATATGAAGAACTGTAAATTTATTGGTTCTGACTTGTCGAACTTAACACTTAAATCCAACAATATTTTAGGCTGCGATTTTTCTAATTCGGATTTGAGAAATAGTAAAATCCAGACTTCAAACTTAGACAACAATCAGTTTATTGAATGTTTACTCATAGACACCGAATTTTCATCCAGCGAAATTAAAAACTGTAATTTTTCAAAGGCGAATTTTTCAGGAGTTGAATTAAAAACATCTGAACTTAAAAAGTGTATCCTAGAAAACGCTGTGTGGAATCTGTCAACATTTAAATTATCACATATTTCTGATGTCGTTTTTAATGGCACAATAGACGAATGTTCTTTTGAAAACTGCTCTTTCACAAAAGTTACTTTTAAGAACGCAACAATTATAAATACTTTTTTTAAAGGCAAAAGGCTAAAAGGTATTCAATTTGTTGACTGTCACGTTGATCGAATAACCTATGAATTTCTTAAAAACGGAAAAGCTGATTTAACTGGACTAACTTTATTAGCATAG
- the lysA gene encoding diaminopimelate decarboxylase: MQAKDLLQLADQFGSPLYVYDAEKIQSQYNRLTKAFSKVENLRVNYAMKALSNVAILQLLKNMGSGLDTVSIQEVQLGLHAGYEPEKIFFTPNGVSLEEIEEVAAMGVQINIDNLSILEQFGTKHPHIPVCIRINPHVMAGGNANISVGHIDSKFGISVHQIPHILRIVENTKMHIVGIHMHTGSDILDIEVFLYAAEILFDTAKHFKELQFLDFGSGFKVPYKKDDIETDIEELGKKLSKRFNAFCTEYGRDLTLIFEPGKFLVSEAGHFLVKVNVVKQTTSTVFAGVDSGFNHLIRPMLYGSSHHIENISNPKGKERFYSVVGYICETDTFANNRRIQEITEGDILSFRNAGAYCFSMSSNYNSRYKPAEVLWMNGQGILIRQAETFEDLLKNQIPLPQEIAATV; this comes from the coding sequence ATGCAAGCAAAAGATTTACTGCAGTTAGCAGACCAATTTGGAAGTCCATTGTATGTTTACGATGCCGAAAAAATCCAATCTCAGTATAACAGGTTAACTAAAGCTTTCTCTAAGGTAGAAAACTTAAGAGTTAATTACGCCATGAAGGCATTGTCAAACGTTGCGATTCTTCAGTTATTAAAGAACATGGGGTCCGGCTTAGACACTGTATCAATTCAAGAAGTTCAACTAGGACTTCATGCTGGCTATGAACCTGAAAAAATATTTTTTACACCGAACGGAGTTTCTTTGGAGGAAATCGAAGAAGTTGCTGCAATGGGTGTACAAATCAATATCGATAACTTATCTATTCTGGAGCAATTCGGAACAAAACATCCACATATTCCAGTATGTATTCGTATCAATCCACACGTAATGGCAGGCGGAAACGCTAACATTTCTGTTGGACATATCGATAGTAAATTCGGAATTTCTGTTCACCAGATTCCGCATATCTTGCGAATTGTCGAAAACACAAAAATGCACATTGTGGGTATTCACATGCACACAGGATCAGATATTTTAGATATCGAAGTATTCTTGTATGCTGCTGAAATCTTGTTCGATACCGCTAAACATTTCAAAGAATTACAATTCTTAGATTTCGGAAGCGGATTCAAAGTACCTTACAAAAAAGACGATATCGAAACAGACATCGAAGAATTAGGTAAAAAATTATCTAAAAGATTCAATGCTTTCTGTACAGAATACGGCAGAGATTTAACGTTGATTTTTGAACCAGGAAAATTCCTAGTGAGCGAAGCAGGTCATTTCTTAGTAAAGGTAAACGTAGTAAAACAAACAACCTCAACAGTTTTTGCTGGAGTTGACAGTGGTTTCAATCACTTAATTCGTCCAATGTTATACGGATCTTCACACCATATCGAAAACATTTCTAACCCGAAAGGAAAAGAGCGTTTTTACTCTGTTGTAGGATACATTTGTGAAACTGATACTTTTGCAAACAACCGCAGAATTCAGGAAATTACTGAAGGTGATATTTTATCTTTCAGAAATGCAGGAGCATATTGTTTCTCAATGTCTTCAAACTACAACTCAAGATACAAACCAGCTGAAGTTTTATGGATGAACGGACAAGGAATCTTGATTCGCCAAGCTGAAACATTTGAAGATTTACTTAAAAATCAAATTCCGTTGCCACAAGAAATTGCAGCAACAGTTTAA
- a CDS encoding helix-turn-helix domain-containing protein, which yields MSTTAKPKHIGRNISRIRELRGMKQEILAEAIGTSQKAISVIESNETIDPEKLAQIAKALGVSVETIESFSEENVFNFFNNFYDNSANNGAQGSGDTNNSCTFNPLDKVVELYERLVQAEKDKNEYLEKLLKGK from the coding sequence ATGAGCACAACAGCAAAACCAAAACATATCGGTAGAAACATCAGCCGAATTAGGGAACTTCGAGGTATGAAGCAGGAAATACTTGCAGAAGCTATTGGAACAAGTCAGAAAGCTATTTCTGTAATTGAATCAAATGAAACTATTGATCCCGAAAAACTTGCTCAAATTGCAAAAGCATTAGGAGTTTCAGTAGAAACTATTGAAAGTTTTTCAGAAGAAAATGTGTTTAATTTCTTTAATAACTTTTACGATAACAGCGCAAATAATGGAGCTCAAGGAAGTGGAGATACTAACAATTCTTGTACTTTCAATCCCCTTGATAAAGTTGTAGAACTTTACGAACGTTTGGTTCAGGCAGAAAAAGACAAAAACGAGTATTTAGAAAAATTATTAAAAGGGAAATAA
- the gltB gene encoding glutamate synthase large subunit, whose translation MRVKEQGLYLPEFEHDNCGAGFICNLNGIKSNDIIHKALDILIKLEHRGAVSSDGRTGDGAGILFDIPHDFFKKVCDFEIPETREYAVGMVFLPKSKNQVSFCINAFEATIKDQNLKILGWRDVPVDVENLGQIAAEKEPTVKQVFVSKNGQDLTEQEFNAKLFAARKIAEHAVRGSKTSESHMFYFTSLSTTTIIYKGLLMPEDISRYYIDLKDPDLVTRLALVHQRFSTNTFPSWDLAQPFRYMCHNGEINTLRGNVSRMRAREELMQSKVFGDDIKKLFPIILEGKSDSASMDMVVELLLMTGRSLPEAMMMVVPEAWEKHQTMSPEKKAFYEFNACIMEPWDGPASIPFTDGNVIGALLDRNGLRPSRYTLTHSGFVIMSSEIGVLDIDPEDVIQHGRLEPGKMFLVDMNEGRIIEDEEVKKAIVTKRPYQQWIDENLLPLAKVPYTNNPTPVEKLDFQTRQRLFGYTIEDLKTIINPMGGQGAEAISSMGNDTPLAVLSDQPQLLYNYFKQLFAQVTNPPLDGIREEIITDISLAIGGDFNIFEIESKQCKKLKIQNPVISNEDLDKIRNIDHADFKSATISTLYKIEKGVNGLERALEKCVQATFKAVNEGCNVIILSDRGVSEQLAPIPMLLACSYIHHSLNILQVRSKFGIIIESAEPREPHHFALLFGYGASAINPYMVNEIIYDQVEQGFITGVKADYAVVNYNKAIAKGIVKIMNKIGISTLHSYRAAQIFEILGLNKTFTSKYFPYTPSRIEGIGLMEVEKEVKKRFQKAFPNSKVASLLSLEIGGIYRWRRGGEKHMFNPTTISKLQQAVRLNSPESYKEYSNAVNEQSSNLMTIRGLFEFNNLDPISIDEVEPWTEIVKKFKTGAMSYGSISREAHENLAIAMNRIGGKSNSGEGGEDPKRFQKEINGDSRNSAIKQVASGRFGVSINYLTNAKEIQIKMAQGAKPGEGGQLPGEKVVPWIAETRNSTPYVGLISPPPHHDIYSIEDLSQLIYDLKNANREARVNVKLVSEVGVGTIAAGVAKAKADVILISGYDGGTGAAPLTSLQHTGIPWELGLAEAQQTLILNDLRSRVVLECDGQLKTGRDVAIAALLGAEEFGFATAPLVASGCIMMRACHLNTCPVGIATQDPELRKNFKGTPEHVINFMYFIAEELREIMAQLGFRTLKEMVGQSQKLNVNKAIKHYKANGLDLSPILYKPEKAKTQPNHNTTQQDHQLENVLDFDIIKEAIPSIYRKEKTRVTFKIKNTDRSVGAILSNEISKIYGAQGLPDDTILVDFEGSAGQSFGAFATNGLSFKIHGNCNDYLGKGLSGGKLIVKVPPTATFKPEDNIIIGNVALYGAITGEAYINGMAGERFCVRNSGATAVVEGIGDHGCEYMTGGTVVVLGKTGRNFAAGMSGGVAYVYDPKNRFDSTVCNMEMVAFDPLEEEDVTKLRRLIKNHSLYTSSPLAKRILADWENQQQHFVKVMPTDYKKALQRIAEEKKIEELIAG comes from the coding sequence ATGAGAGTTAAAGAACAAGGGCTTTATTTGCCTGAATTTGAACACGACAATTGTGGTGCAGGATTTATTTGTAATTTGAATGGTATTAAGTCAAATGATATTATTCACAAAGCATTAGACATCTTAATTAAATTAGAACATCGTGGTGCCGTTAGTTCTGATGGAAGAACTGGTGACGGAGCCGGAATTTTATTCGACATTCCTCATGATTTTTTTAAGAAAGTATGTGACTTTGAAATCCCTGAAACGCGCGAGTATGCAGTAGGAATGGTTTTTTTACCAAAAAGCAAAAACCAGGTTTCTTTTTGTATTAATGCCTTTGAAGCAACTATTAAAGATCAGAATTTAAAGATCTTAGGTTGGAGAGATGTGCCAGTTGACGTTGAAAATTTAGGACAAATTGCCGCAGAAAAAGAACCAACAGTTAAACAAGTTTTTGTTTCTAAAAACGGACAGGATTTAACTGAACAAGAATTTAATGCAAAACTTTTTGCAGCTAGAAAAATTGCTGAACATGCCGTAAGAGGGTCCAAAACTTCAGAAAGCCACATGTTTTATTTTACTAGTTTATCGACCACTACTATAATATATAAAGGTCTATTGATGCCGGAAGACATCAGCCGTTATTATATAGATTTGAAAGATCCAGACCTGGTGACGCGTTTAGCACTTGTACACCAGCGTTTCTCTACCAATACATTCCCATCCTGGGACTTAGCTCAACCGTTTAGATACATGTGTCATAATGGTGAGATCAACACACTTCGTGGAAACGTAAGCCGTATGCGTGCTCGTGAAGAGCTTATGCAGAGTAAAGTTTTTGGCGATGATATCAAAAAATTATTCCCAATTATCTTAGAAGGAAAATCAGATTCTGCTTCTATGGATATGGTGGTTGAACTTTTATTAATGACAGGTCGTTCACTTCCAGAGGCAATGATGATGGTTGTTCCTGAAGCTTGGGAAAAACACCAGACAATGTCTCCTGAGAAAAAAGCTTTTTACGAGTTTAATGCTTGTATTATGGAGCCTTGGGATGGTCCAGCTTCTATTCCGTTTACAGATGGAAACGTAATTGGTGCTTTATTAGACAGAAACGGACTTCGTCCTTCTCGTTATACATTAACACACAGCGGTTTCGTAATCATGTCATCAGAAATTGGTGTACTAGACATCGATCCGGAAGATGTAATTCAGCACGGTCGTTTAGAGCCGGGAAAAATGTTCCTGGTTGACATGAACGAAGGTCGTATTATTGAAGACGAAGAAGTTAAGAAAGCGATTGTTACAAAACGTCCTTATCAACAATGGATTGATGAAAACTTATTGCCATTAGCAAAAGTTCCCTACACTAACAACCCTACTCCTGTTGAAAAATTAGATTTCCAAACCAGACAACGTTTATTTGGTTATACAATCGAAGATTTAAAAACAATCATCAACCCGATGGGAGGACAAGGAGCTGAAGCAATCAGTTCTATGGGTAACGATACGCCTTTGGCAGTATTGTCAGATCAGCCACAATTGTTGTACAACTACTTCAAACAATTATTTGCTCAGGTAACTAACCCTCCTTTGGATGGTATTCGCGAGGAAATCATTACTGATATCAGTTTAGCAATTGGTGGAGATTTCAATATTTTTGAAATTGAATCTAAACAATGCAAAAAACTAAAAATCCAAAATCCGGTTATTTCTAATGAGGATTTGGATAAAATCAGAAATATTGATCACGCAGATTTCAAATCGGCTACTATTTCTACGTTATACAAAATAGAAAAAGGAGTTAATGGTTTAGAAAGAGCACTTGAAAAATGTGTTCAGGCAACTTTCAAAGCTGTAAATGAAGGATGTAATGTTATCATTCTTTCAGATAGAGGCGTAAGCGAGCAATTGGCTCCAATTCCAATGTTATTGGCTTGTTCTTACATTCACCATTCATTAAACATTTTACAGGTTCGTTCTAAATTCGGAATCATCATCGAATCTGCAGAACCTCGTGAGCCTCATCATTTTGCTTTATTGTTCGGATACGGTGCAAGTGCAATCAATCCTTACATGGTAAACGAAATCATTTACGATCAGGTAGAACAAGGTTTCATTACAGGAGTAAAAGCAGATTATGCTGTTGTAAACTACAACAAAGCGATTGCAAAAGGAATCGTTAAAATCATGAACAAAATTGGTATCTCTACATTACATTCATACAGAGCTGCTCAGATTTTCGAGATTTTAGGTTTAAACAAAACATTCACATCTAAATACTTCCCTTACACTCCATCAAGAATTGAAGGTATTGGTTTAATGGAAGTAGAGAAAGAAGTTAAGAAACGTTTCCAAAAAGCTTTCCCAAATTCAAAAGTTGCTAGTTTGCTTTCTCTTGAAATTGGAGGTATTTACAGATGGAGGCGTGGCGGTGAAAAACACATGTTTAACCCAACCACTATTTCTAAATTACAACAAGCGGTTCGCTTAAACAGCCCTGAAAGTTATAAAGAATACTCAAATGCCGTTAACGAGCAAAGCTCAAACTTAATGACGATTAGAGGTTTATTTGAATTCAACAATTTAGATCCAATTTCTATTGACGAAGTAGAACCTTGGACAGAAATTGTAAAGAAATTCAAAACGGGTGCAATGTCTTACGGATCTATTTCTAGAGAAGCACACGAGAATTTAGCGATTGCAATGAACAGAATTGGCGGAAAAAGTAACTCTGGAGAAGGTGGGGAAGATCCAAAACGTTTCCAGAAAGAAATTAACGGAGATTCCAGAAACTCTGCAATTAAACAAGTTGCTTCAGGACGTTTTGGTGTTTCGATCAACTATTTGACAAATGCTAAAGAAATCCAGATTAAAATGGCTCAGGGAGCAAAACCTGGTGAAGGCGGACAATTACCTGGAGAGAAAGTAGTGCCTTGGATTGCTGAAACCAGAAACTCTACGCCTTATGTAGGTTTAATTTCACCTCCTCCTCACCACGATATTTACTCCATTGAGGATTTATCTCAGTTGATTTACGATTTGAAAAATGCCAATCGTGAAGCACGTGTAAACGTAAAATTAGTTTCTGAAGTTGGAGTTGGAACCATCGCTGCCGGTGTTGCCAAAGCAAAAGCTGACGTTATCTTAATTTCTGGTTACGACGGAGGAACGGGAGCTGCACCATTAACATCTTTACAACACACAGGTATTCCGTGGGAACTTGGTTTAGCCGAAGCTCAGCAGACTTTGATCTTAAACGATTTAAGAAGTCGTGTAGTTTTAGAATGTGACGGACAGTTAAAAACAGGACGCGACGTGGCGATAGCAGCTTTATTAGGAGCTGAAGAATTCGGTTTTGCAACTGCACCGCTTGTAGCTTCGGGATGTATCATGATGAGAGCTTGTCATTTAAATACTTGTCCGGTTGGTATTGCAACTCAGGATCCTGAATTGAGAAAAAATTTCAAAGGAACTCCAGAGCACGTCATCAACTTCATGTATTTTATTGCTGAAGAATTAAGAGAAATCATGGCGCAATTAGGTTTCAGAACTTTAAAAGAAATGGTGGGTCAGTCACAAAAATTAAATGTGAACAAAGCGATCAAACATTACAAAGCAAATGGTTTAGATTTATCACCAATTCTATACAAACCGGAAAAAGCGAAAACACAGCCAAATCACAATACAACACAACAAGACCACCAACTTGAAAATGTATTGGATTTTGATATCATCAAAGAAGCGATTCCGTCTATTTATAGAAAAGAAAAAACAAGAGTAACCTTTAAAATTAAAAATACAGACCGTTCTGTAGGTGCTATTTTGAGTAACGAAATCTCAAAAATTTATGGCGCGCAAGGATTACCTGATGACACTATTTTAGTTGATTTTGAAGGTTCTGCCGGACAAAGTTTTGGTGCTTTTGCAACAAACGGGTTGTCGTTTAAAATTCACGGAAACTGTAATGATTATTTAGGAAAAGGTCTTTCCGGAGGAAAACTAATTGTAAAAGTACCTCCTACTGCAACTTTCAAACCTGAAGACAATATCATTATCGGGAACGTTGCCCTTTACGGAGCTATTACCGGAGAGGCTTATATTAATGGAATGGCCGGAGAGCGTTTTTGTGTGAGAAATTCCGGAGCAACAGCAGTTGTTGAAGGAATTGGAGATCACGGTTGCGAGTACATGACCGGTGGTACAGTAGTAGTTTTAGGAAAAACAGGAAGAAACTTCGCAGCTGGTATGAGCGGTGGTGTTGCTTATGTTTACGATCCGAAAAACAGATTCGATTCAACGGTATGCAACATGGAAATGGTTGCCTTCGATCCTTTGGAAGAAGAAGATGTTACTAAACTAAGACGATTGATCAAAAATCACTCATTGTACACCAGCAGTCCATTAGCAAAAAGAATTTTAGCAGACTGGGAAAACCAACAACAGCACTTCGTAAAAGTAATGCCAACTGATTACAAAAAAGCATTACAAAGAATTGCAGAAGAGAAAAAAATAGAAGAATTAATAGCTGGATAA